Proteins from a genomic interval of Gammaproteobacteria bacterium:
- a CDS encoding peptidylprolyl isomerase: protein MRNRGGRWWALQILTLALVGVAVAGVPPQETQGVVAPFAIVGGEAISQAEYQSALHEGMRRKFFHGAPSQEQVDAYRREVAQALIDRALLRQEAKNRGLEGDDLLGRLDADVRRVPEPGAEEVRGYYNAHPDKFTAPERLRVALILLKVEPSATGAAWKAAEAEAARLVGRLRQAEPQRREADFAELARLHSGDVSAGRGGDLGYVHKGMLAGEAQQVLDGMKPGDVSAPLLLLQGVAVLRLEERVAPALSAFDAAKSRARDLLARERGEVAWQALIERLRRETPVTINEEKDAGP, encoded by the coding sequence ATGCGAAATAGGGGGGGGCGCTGGTGGGCGTTGCAGATATTAACCCTGGCCTTGGTGGGCGTTGCTGTTGCTGGCGTGCCGCCCCAGGAGACTCAAGGAGTGGTCGCGCCGTTCGCTATAGTTGGGGGTGAGGCGATATCGCAGGCGGAGTATCAGTCCGCGCTGCATGAGGGGATGCGGCGCAAGTTTTTTCATGGTGCGCCCTCACAGGAGCAGGTTGACGCCTACCGCCGCGAAGTGGCGCAGGCTTTGATTGACCGTGCTCTGCTGCGGCAGGAGGCGAAGAACCGGGGCTTGGAAGGCGACGATCTGCTGGGGCGTCTGGATGCGGATGTCCGGCGTGTGCCGGAGCCGGGCGCGGAAGAGGTGCGCGGTTATTATAATGCGCATCCGGATAAGTTTACCGCGCCGGAGCGGTTGAGGGTTGCGTTGATCCTGCTCAAGGTGGAGCCTTCTGCGACAGGTGCGGCATGGAAGGCAGCGGAGGCCGAGGCGGCACGCCTGGTTGGCAGGCTGCGCCAGGCAGAGCCACAGCGCCGGGAGGCGGATTTCGCCGAGCTGGCCCGGTTGCACTCGGGGGACGTTTCGGCGGGCCGGGGCGGGGATCTGGGATATGTGCATAAAGGTATGCTGGCCGGCGAGGCGCAGCAGGTGTTGGATGGCATGAAGCCGGGTGATGTCTCCGCGCCGCTGTTGTTGCTGCAAGGGGTGGCGGTGCTGCGGCTGGAGGAGCGCGTCGCGCCCGCATTAAGCGCGTTTGATGCCGCAAAATCGCGCGCGCGTGACTTGCTGGCGAGGGAGCGGGGGGAGGTGGCGTGGCAGGCGCTTATCGAGCGGCTGCGCAGGGAGACGCCGGTTACGATAAATGAAGAAAAAGATGCTGGCCCGTGA
- a CDS encoding cytochrome c3 family protein, translating to MKINHQEHSLRGRGLVVGAVLLIVCGSVFFAAGGALAGIFNTKHNLGSTGVNAASQFSGTREICVFCHTPHGGNEAAAVPIWNRNLDPNGFQTYDQMGTTTLDAHVEQVGSVSLACLSCHDGTQAMDSLLNEPGSGRVVPGFRSGIWSGQAASVGGRIAPPNVITNLSKDLTNDHPVGIQYAGGGYSNSNPSGPGADKDFNQANTAIVGTERVWWVNTPVEGSLAFEKTDMKLYTRTGTRGKYAGEPQPYVECASCHDPHVDYNPTFLRIDPKGSALCLTCHAK from the coding sequence TTGAAAATAAATCACCAAGAACATTCGTTGCGTGGGAGAGGGCTCGTTGTCGGTGCAGTGCTGCTTATTGTCTGTGGCTCGGTTTTTTTTGCCGCAGGCGGCGCGCTGGCCGGCATTTTTAACACCAAGCACAATCTCGGCAGCACGGGCGTGAACGCGGCCAGCCAATTTAGCGGCACGCGGGAGATTTGCGTGTTCTGCCATACCCCCCATGGTGGCAACGAGGCCGCAGCCGTTCCCATCTGGAACCGCAATCTCGACCCCAATGGCTTTCAAACCTATGACCAGATGGGCACCACCACGCTCGATGCCCATGTGGAGCAGGTGGGCTCAGTCTCACTGGCTTGTCTTTCCTGTCATGACGGCACCCAGGCGATGGACTCGTTGCTTAACGAGCCTGGATCCGGGCGGGTTGTTCCAGGCTTCAGGAGCGGCATCTGGAGCGGTCAGGCGGCCTCCGTCGGCGGCAGGATCGCGCCACCCAACGTTATCACCAATTTGAGCAAGGATCTGACCAATGATCACCCGGTGGGCATCCAGTATGCGGGCGGGGGCTATTCCAATTCCAATCCCTCCGGTCCGGGCGCTGACAAGGATTTCAACCAGGCCAACACCGCGATTGTCGGCACGGAGAGGGTGTGGTGGGTAAACACCCCCGTGGAGGGCTCGCTGGCCTTCGAAAAGACCGACATGAAGCTATACACGCGCACCGGTACGCGCGGCAAATATGCCGGCGAGCCGCAACCGTATGTTGAGTGTGCCTCGTGCCATGATCCGCATGTCGATTACAATCCCACCTTCCTGCGCATTGATCCCAAGGGCAGCGCGTTATGTTTGACCTGTCATGCGAAATAG
- a CDS encoding porin, producing MQKKLIALAVAGVLATPLAAQAGVEVYGQARMSVDYVNNDDTGLAPPAGSGLANPDKSALSVTNNVSRIGFKGDEDLGNGLKAIWQIEQRVDFDTGGFATGPRNTFLGLTGGFGTAQIGKIETPLRLATQRIDAFADTRADYNAIIGNIGGTLVFDKRSNNIIVYTSPEMQGFKLSGAYAPSDKSDDLPRSTSDGDKSVGSVNATYGNGPLYLAAAFESQGNYTGTNDARATRLGGSWDFGQGTTVGGVWEKADKGGANGDRKAWYVNAAHKMGYTTLKAAVAGAGDMGSKSDTGAMQYSLGAAYAMSKTAEVYALYTMMNNDKNGAYGLWNGQLATAGYNDKSVSALSVGINYKFSSK from the coding sequence ATGCAGAAGAAACTAATTGCCTTGGCAGTTGCTGGTGTGTTGGCTACGCCGTTAGCCGCGCAGGCCGGAGTGGAGGTATATGGCCAGGCGCGGATGTCCGTGGATTATGTCAATAATGATGACACGGGCCTTGCTCCTCCTGCGGGCAGTGGTCTTGCCAACCCTGACAAGAGCGCGCTTTCGGTGACGAACAATGTGTCTCGCATTGGCTTTAAGGGTGACGAGGATCTGGGTAACGGCCTGAAGGCGATATGGCAGATCGAGCAGCGTGTGGATTTCGATACGGGAGGGTTTGCCACTGGGCCCCGTAATACCTTTCTTGGCCTGACCGGCGGTTTTGGTACCGCGCAGATCGGCAAAATCGAGACGCCTCTTCGGCTGGCGACCCAGCGCATCGATGCTTTTGCCGATACCCGGGCCGATTACAATGCCATCATCGGCAACATCGGTGGGACGCTGGTATTCGATAAGCGCAGCAACAATATCATCGTTTATACCTCGCCCGAAATGCAGGGATTCAAGCTGTCGGGGGCCTACGCGCCTAGCGATAAAAGCGATGATCTGCCTCGATCCACCAGCGATGGTGACAAGAGTGTGGGCAGTGTGAACGCGACCTATGGCAATGGCCCGCTATATCTGGCGGCGGCTTTTGAGTCGCAGGGCAACTACACCGGCACCAATGACGCCAGGGCAACCCGGCTGGGCGGGTCGTGGGACTTTGGACAGGGTACGACGGTGGGCGGTGTCTGGGAGAAGGCTGACAAGGGCGGCGCTAATGGTGACCGCAAGGCTTGGTATGTGAACGCGGCCCACAAAATGGGCTATACCACTCTCAAGGCTGCGGTGGCTGGTGCAGGCGATATGGGCAGTAAATCGGATACGGGCGCCATGCAATATTCGCTGGGCGCAGCCTATGCGATGAGCAAGACCGCCGAGGTTTACGCCCTTTACACGATGATGAATAACGACAAAAATGGTGCCTATGGTCTGTGGAACGGCCAGTTAGCCACCGCCGGTTACAACGACAAGAGTGTATCTGCCTTGTCTGTCGGCATCAATTACAAGTTCTCATCCAAGTAA
- a CDS encoding porin: MQKKLIALAVAGVLAAPLAAQADVEIYGQARMSVDYSNNDTPIAGDDKSAFSVSSNKSRIGFKGSEDFGNGLKGLWQIEQGVKFDSGTWGNEARDTFLGLGGNFGTVLAGKLSTPYRTSTERLDVFKDTKADYNAIVGSVGSAGQLTGDTNVGNLRTNNSLAYVTPSMSGFQGTLAYVANYNDLVGGSGDNLPRTKDDGKKDAYSLSGTYDNGPLFLAAAYEALNKAGLGGGTGTPSTKSWKVGGGWNFGQGTTIGALFENMDLGGSMGDRNAWYLSGMHKMDAFNVKAAYGSADKWSGTGLSDTGAQQFSVGAGYDLSKTTEAYALYTQVSNDKFGAYGLESISGYADKSVSSFSLGIKHMFSSK, encoded by the coding sequence ATGCAGAAAAAACTGATTGCTTTGGCTGTCGCCGGTGTATTGGCTGCCCCGTTGGCCGCGCAGGCTGATGTCGAGATCTACGGTCAGGCCCGCATGTCGGTCGATTACAGCAACAACGACACCCCGATTGCCGGCGATGACAAGAGCGCCTTCTCCGTCTCCAGCAACAAGTCACGTATCGGCTTCAAGGGCAGCGAGGATTTTGGTAACGGTCTGAAGGGTCTGTGGCAGATCGAGCAGGGCGTGAAATTCGACAGCGGCACGTGGGGCAACGAAGCACGTGACACTTTCCTCGGCCTGGGCGGCAACTTCGGCACAGTGCTGGCCGGCAAGCTGAGCACCCCCTACCGCACCTCCACCGAGCGCCTGGATGTGTTCAAGGACACCAAGGCGGACTACAATGCCATCGTCGGCAGCGTCGGCAGCGCCGGGCAACTGACCGGTGACACCAACGTTGGCAACCTGCGCACCAACAACTCGCTGGCCTATGTTACGCCGAGCATGAGCGGCTTCCAGGGCACGCTGGCTTATGTCGCCAACTATAATGATCTGGTCGGTGGTTCTGGCGACAACCTGCCGCGCACCAAGGATGATGGCAAGAAGGACGCCTATAGCCTGAGCGGTACCTATGACAACGGCCCGCTGTTCCTGGCGGCGGCCTATGAGGCTCTGAACAAGGCTGGCCTGGGCGGCGGCACCGGCACCCCGAGCACCAAGTCCTGGAAAGTGGGCGGCGGCTGGAATTTCGGCCAGGGCACCACCATCGGCGCGTTGTTCGAGAACATGGATCTGGGTGGTAGCATGGGTGATCGCAACGCCTGGTACCTGAGCGGTATGCACAAGATGGATGCCTTTAACGTCAAGGCCGCCTATGGCTCCGCAGATAAGTGGAGTGGCACAGGGCTTAGCGACACCGGCGCGCAGCAGTTCTCAGTCGGCGCGGGCTACGACCTGTCCAAGACCACCGAGGCCTATGCCCTGTACACCCAGGTCAGCAACGACAAGTTCGGCGCCTATGGTCTTGAGAGCATTTCAGGTTATGCCGACAAGTCTGTATCGTCCTTCTCGCTCGGCATCAAGCACATGTTCTCGTCCAAGTAA
- a CDS encoding ParD-like family protein: MATAMKLSDELVEAAKPYANAMHRSVPKQIEYWARIGKAAEDNPDLPVGFIIDTLVGIEEDRAGMGKEYKFG, encoded by the coding sequence ATGGCAACTGCAATGAAACTATCGGATGAACTGGTGGAGGCGGCCAAACCCTACGCCAACGCAATGCACCGTTCCGTGCCCAAACAGATTGAATATTGGGCGCGGATAGGAAAGGCGGCCGAGGACAACCCGGATCTGCCCGTTGGATTCATCATCGATACCCTGGTTGGTATAGAAGAAGACCGGGCAGGAATGGGCAAGGAATACAAATTCGGATGA
- a CDS encoding type II toxin-antitoxin system RelE/ParE family toxin yields MKLVATPRFERATKKLRPDEKQALDNAVRTIAAHPEAGEMKKGDLAGMRAFKYRHNAQLLLLTYRVTEDKDAIKLLSFGSHENFYRNLKA; encoded by the coding sequence ATGAAGCTGGTCGCAACACCCCGATTCGAGCGCGCGACAAAAAAGCTCCGCCCAGACGAAAAGCAGGCTTTAGACAATGCAGTGCGAACCATCGCCGCCCACCCGGAAGCCGGAGAGATGAAAAAGGGCGACTTGGCGGGTATGCGTGCTTTCAAGTATCGCCACAACGCACAGCTTCTTTTGCTGACCTACCGTGTAACGGAAGACAAAGACGCTATCAAGCTTCTGTCTTTTGGATCACACGAGAATTTTTACCGTAACCTGAAGGCGTAG